From a region of the Myxococcus guangdongensis genome:
- a CDS encoding transketolase: MADTLAELAAQLRVDSIRATTAAGSGHPSSSMSAADIVAVLFQKYLRFDFQHPHAPDNDRFVLSKGHACPVLYAAFKAAGAIDDAELLTLRKFGSRLEGHPNPHVLPLVDVATGSLGQGLAIGVGMALVARLDQRHFRTYVMMGDSETAEGSVWEAFDKAAHYKLDNLCALIDMNRLGQSGATELGWNGEAYVARARAFGWHALAVDGHDLGAIDRALAEAQATKGKPTCLVFKTEKGHGYSLIANKDGWHGKPLPEDKSREAIQQLGGERDLRFDVRKPEVTKPTAKAPAGPLKLPTYATDEKVATRKVYGDALAALGDAHPDLVALDAEVSNSTYSEELRKAHPDRYFEMYIAEQNMVSSGVGMAVLGKRVFVSTFAAFLSRAYDQLRMAAVSNATLHVCGSHAGVSIGEDGPSQMGLEDLAMMRAVAGSTVLYPSDANQTARLMAALVDLRGISYLRTTRAKTPVLYAPTEQFPIGGSKVLRRSDRDVVTIVAAGITLHEALEAHARLRDAGVAVRVIDLYSVKPVDVRTLRQAAKETQGRLLVVEDHWAEGGLADAVLEAFADGTEPLPRVKRLAVRKLPGSGKPEELLGAAGIDAAHIVEAVHALRDTPATEGSRATDTGKARRPH; this comes from the coding sequence ATGGCAGACACCCTGGCAGAGCTCGCGGCGCAGCTGCGGGTCGACAGCATCCGCGCGACGACGGCGGCGGGCTCCGGACATCCGAGCTCATCCATGTCCGCGGCGGACATCGTCGCGGTGCTGTTCCAGAAGTACCTGCGCTTCGACTTCCAGCACCCGCACGCACCGGACAATGACCGCTTCGTGCTCTCCAAGGGCCACGCCTGCCCGGTCCTCTACGCCGCGTTCAAGGCGGCGGGCGCCATCGACGACGCGGAGCTCCTGACCCTGCGCAAGTTCGGCAGTCGCCTGGAGGGACACCCCAACCCCCACGTGCTGCCGCTGGTGGACGTGGCCACCGGCTCGCTCGGCCAGGGACTGGCCATCGGCGTGGGCATGGCGCTCGTCGCCCGGTTGGACCAGCGCCACTTCCGCACGTACGTGATGATGGGCGACAGCGAGACGGCGGAGGGCTCGGTCTGGGAGGCGTTCGACAAGGCCGCCCACTACAAGCTCGACAACCTGTGCGCGCTCATCGACATGAACCGCCTGGGCCAGAGCGGCGCGACGGAGCTGGGCTGGAACGGCGAGGCCTACGTCGCCCGCGCGCGCGCCTTCGGCTGGCATGCGCTCGCCGTGGACGGACATGACCTGGGCGCCATCGACCGCGCGCTCGCCGAGGCCCAGGCCACGAAGGGCAAGCCCACGTGCCTCGTCTTCAAGACGGAGAAGGGCCACGGATACTCCCTCATCGCGAACAAGGACGGCTGGCACGGCAAGCCCCTGCCCGAGGACAAGTCGCGCGAGGCCATCCAGCAGCTCGGCGGTGAGCGCGACCTGCGCTTCGACGTGAGGAAGCCGGAGGTGACGAAGCCCACCGCGAAGGCCCCGGCTGGGCCGCTGAAGCTGCCCACCTACGCCACGGACGAGAAGGTCGCCACGCGCAAGGTGTACGGCGACGCGCTCGCGGCGCTGGGCGACGCGCACCCGGACCTGGTCGCGCTGGACGCGGAGGTGTCCAACTCCACGTACTCGGAGGAGCTGCGCAAGGCGCACCCGGACCGGTACTTCGAGATGTACATCGCCGAGCAGAACATGGTGTCCAGCGGCGTGGGCATGGCGGTGCTGGGCAAGCGCGTCTTCGTCAGCACCTTCGCCGCGTTCCTGTCGCGCGCGTATGACCAGCTCCGCATGGCGGCCGTCTCCAACGCGACGCTGCACGTGTGCGGCAGCCACGCGGGCGTGTCCATCGGCGAGGACGGCCCCTCGCAGATGGGGCTCGAGGACCTGGCGATGATGCGCGCCGTCGCCGGCAGCACCGTGCTCTACCCGAGCGACGCCAACCAGACGGCCCGGCTGATGGCCGCCCTGGTGGACCTGCGCGGCATCAGCTACCTGCGCACCACGCGCGCCAAGACGCCCGTGCTCTACGCGCCCACCGAGCAGTTCCCCATCGGCGGCAGCAAGGTGCTCCGGCGCTCGGACCGGGACGTCGTCACCATCGTCGCCGCCGGGATTACGCTGCACGAGGCGCTGGAGGCTCACGCGCGCTTGCGGGACGCAGGCGTGGCGGTGCGCGTCATCGACCTGTACTCGGTGAAGCCCGTGGACGTGAGGACGCTGCGGCAGGCCGCGAAGGAGACCCAAGGAAGGCTCCTCGTCGTCGAGGACCACTGGGCCGAGGGCGGGCTCGCGGACGCGGTGCTGGAGGCCTTCGCGGACGGGACCGAGCCCTTGCCCCGCGTGAAGCGCCTCGCGGTGCGCAAGCTGCCCGGCTCCGGCAAGCCCGAGGAGCTGCTCGGCGCGGCGGGCATCGACGCGGCGCACATCGTCGAGGCCGTCCACGCCCTTCGCGACACCCCCGCGACCGAGGGCTCGCGCGCCACCGACACGGGGAAGGCACGCCGCCCCCATTGA
- a CDS encoding WD40 repeat domain-containing protein — MPQDLASLTELSNLEALITAEGVDGLLAALDDVLARTPADTRVLHEDGPTVGPRTLGVLRKAVALDADFLREHPEALFQCLYNRLRWHDAPDAAPHYATSGQAPWNDPEAHLYQLASWWRRQRESSGGTAWVESLLPLRGALDGADTYLWHESHVLCAAFDATGARLATGSHEDGGNVQVWDVATGKRLQTMEGHEGEVRGIAWSPDGKRLASGSRDHDARVWDVETGEQLHAFGRQEGQVTSVAFSPDGALLAVGNLGWRIHLYDLDTGEKVTTLKGHQQSVLSVTFHPSGRWLASGASDDTVRVWEVATGEQVARLDAQTSVRTLAFSPDGEWLAWADLDDVGVAETKTWQRVRGLQGGSRYSHVQWLGTSRLGLLGYDRLEVLDVKDGATVWSRPYASDGHERGAAFSPDLKHFALTAVDGGVLVSRLDAPTPPMLLAEQHRVKHLWGRGEGGLAIAKRMDGMLVIDAHGQVREPPREAHDSGLHPWRLSPNEAWAAYPVTRYLDDGWRRGIQLFDVARMAPAKELTDKPLEGRDASRKMTMEQVMTFSPDSTLLAGTFELGVVRVWRVADGRLLHTLKGPEAVVTMVEFTPDGAYVVSGYEALSRLQVHDVKTGRLVLDTQALMKPAVAFTAAERVPRIAVGRATGELELLDLPAGFRRVLQVSEEPVIAARFSAEGSRVAVCTLDDRVRLYEADTGRLLYEVPHPALPFEVAMEGDVLVTRSDDQKTRFFDLATGAPREVLEGNAPPEEVTRRAYWEVLGDAPVAFHRRMDTTPLAHFHDSLEETLILRDGLVVARGLTVPDFLYVLKLHGPTGGA, encoded by the coding sequence ATGCCCCAAGACCTCGCATCCCTCACCGAGCTCTCCAACCTCGAAGCCCTCATCACCGCCGAAGGGGTGGACGGACTGCTCGCCGCGCTCGACGACGTGCTCGCCCGGACGCCCGCGGACACGCGCGTGCTGCACGAGGACGGCCCCACCGTGGGCCCCCGGACGCTCGGCGTGCTGCGCAAGGCCGTCGCGCTCGACGCGGACTTCCTGCGCGAGCACCCCGAGGCCCTCTTCCAGTGCCTCTACAACCGGCTGCGCTGGCACGACGCGCCGGACGCCGCGCCCCACTACGCCACGTCGGGACAGGCCCCCTGGAACGACCCGGAGGCCCACCTGTACCAGCTGGCGTCGTGGTGGCGACGGCAGCGCGAGTCCTCCGGCGGCACGGCCTGGGTGGAGTCCCTGCTGCCGCTGCGAGGCGCGCTGGACGGCGCCGACACGTACCTCTGGCACGAGTCCCACGTCCTGTGCGCGGCGTTCGATGCGACGGGGGCGCGGCTCGCCACCGGCTCGCACGAGGACGGCGGCAACGTCCAGGTCTGGGACGTGGCGACGGGCAAGCGACTCCAGACGATGGAGGGCCACGAGGGCGAGGTGCGTGGGATTGCCTGGAGCCCGGACGGAAAGCGACTGGCCTCGGGCTCGCGAGACCACGACGCGCGCGTCTGGGACGTGGAGACGGGCGAGCAGCTCCACGCGTTCGGACGCCAGGAGGGACAGGTGACGTCGGTGGCCTTCAGCCCGGACGGCGCGCTGCTCGCGGTGGGCAACCTGGGCTGGCGCATCCACCTGTATGACCTGGACACGGGCGAGAAGGTCACCACGCTCAAGGGGCACCAGCAGTCGGTGTTGAGCGTGACGTTCCATCCCTCGGGTCGCTGGCTCGCGTCGGGCGCGTCGGACGACACGGTGCGCGTGTGGGAGGTGGCCACGGGCGAGCAGGTGGCGCGGCTGGACGCGCAGACCTCCGTGCGCACGCTGGCCTTCAGTCCGGACGGCGAGTGGCTCGCGTGGGCGGACCTCGACGACGTCGGCGTGGCGGAGACGAAGACCTGGCAGCGGGTGCGCGGCCTGCAGGGCGGCTCGCGCTACTCCCACGTGCAGTGGCTGGGGACCTCGCGGCTGGGCCTGTTGGGCTACGACCGGCTGGAGGTGCTGGACGTGAAGGACGGCGCCACGGTGTGGTCGCGTCCCTACGCCTCGGACGGCCACGAGCGCGGCGCGGCCTTCTCGCCGGACCTGAAGCACTTCGCGCTGACGGCCGTCGATGGCGGCGTGCTCGTGAGCAGGCTCGACGCGCCCACTCCACCGATGCTCCTGGCCGAACAGCACCGCGTGAAGCACCTGTGGGGACGGGGCGAGGGCGGGCTGGCCATCGCGAAGCGGATGGACGGCATGCTCGTCATCGACGCCCACGGACAGGTGCGCGAGCCGCCTCGCGAGGCCCATGACTCCGGCCTGCATCCCTGGCGCTTGAGCCCGAACGAGGCGTGGGCCGCCTATCCCGTCACGCGCTACCTGGACGACGGGTGGCGGCGGGGCATCCAGCTGTTCGACGTGGCGCGCATGGCGCCGGCGAAGGAGCTGACCGACAAGCCGCTGGAGGGGCGGGATGCGTCCAGGAAGATGACGATGGAGCAGGTGATGACCTTCTCCCCGGACTCGACGCTGCTCGCGGGCACGTTCGAACTGGGCGTGGTGCGCGTGTGGCGCGTGGCCGATGGACGTCTGCTCCACACGCTGAAGGGCCCCGAGGCCGTCGTCACGATGGTGGAGTTCACGCCGGACGGCGCCTACGTCGTGTCGGGCTACGAAGCCCTCTCGCGGCTCCAGGTGCACGACGTGAAGACGGGGCGGCTCGTGCTCGACACCCAGGCCCTGATGAAGCCCGCGGTGGCGTTCACGGCGGCCGAGCGCGTGCCGCGCATCGCGGTGGGGCGGGCCACGGGTGAGCTCGAGCTGCTCGACCTGCCCGCGGGCTTCCGGCGCGTGCTCCAGGTCTCCGAGGAGCCGGTCATCGCCGCGCGGTTCTCCGCGGAGGGCTCGCGAGTGGCGGTGTGCACGCTGGATGACCGGGTGCGCCTGTACGAAGCGGACACGGGGCGGCTCCTGTACGAGGTGCCGCACCCCGCGCTGCCGTTCGAGGTGGCCATGGAGGGGGACGTGCTGGTCACCCGCTCGGATGACCAGAAGACGCGCTTCTTCGACCTCGCCACGGGAGCGCCCAGGGAGGTGCTCGAGGGCAATGCGCCGCCCGAAGAGGTGACCCGCCGCGCGTACTGGGAGGTCCTCGGCGACGCGCCCGTCGCGTTCCATCGCCGCATGGACACCACGCCGCTCGCGCACTTCCACGACTCGCTGGAGGAGACGCTCATCCTGCGTGACGGGCTCGTCGTGGCGCGCGGACTCACCGTTCCGGACTTCCTCTACGTGCTCAAGCTCCACGGCCCCACGGGCGGAGCCTGA